In Microbacterium laevaniformans, a single window of DNA contains:
- a CDS encoding glycosyltransferase family protein, whose product MMSSLRALWRRSRSSRQLRPLLEAVDRLWWARAIRRADLVDLDLVAAQSVRRSSRAAIRAYVRGGFRTGLTLNPLLQERLVSGQLSDVGRVPALYAYLVNDRNRVELSVNWDARALACAELHPSDDPLSAVWQAAKQGRSVQLSGVNVPGDVLRARTTAAAALSRGTEPVALSSAFDRDMVALVRIGVAEDASDALRIAAELSEGDIGVVLALGANADQWVSAALLQLRLPQIHLVRDDTDVIRTVTAACRADAVLIVRSPEAEITADGLRQLAATAAHGVIAGPLWLDADTGTIVSAGTVSRSGVSYDLLRGHPPEDAANLDTSLAVPFLRSPTFAMRIGATSSVVRTDVPTRAPASTAEADVSPRPDSSIDVAKLLSPTSFAVQSWSAEGPVLVRRRRDVELPTGERVPSLRWAIKTAAPAGPRGEWWGDTHFARGVADALRRLGQEVVVDAYPARQRPSSHLDDVTLALRGPEPIHAARGAFSILWVISHPDEITVAEIEAYDEVFAASTLWAKHATRVFDRPVRPLLQCTDAHRFHPSSVTERSGLLFVGTARGIPRPSVIEPLKAGIPVAVYGPDWTGWIPAASIRATGVPNAELPGMYERASAVLNDHWPAMRAAGFVSNRLFDVVGAGGRAISDEVSGIHELFEGAVLTYDTIPELLEILRSDLDEVFPPEDTLKRISARIREEHSFDARAHHLLRSVLTSRVGTG is encoded by the coding sequence ATGATGAGTAGCCTGCGCGCGCTGTGGCGTCGCTCGCGATCATCGCGCCAACTGCGTCCCCTACTCGAGGCCGTAGACCGGCTGTGGTGGGCTCGCGCAATACGGCGTGCCGACCTCGTTGACCTCGATCTGGTTGCCGCGCAAAGCGTCCGACGATCGTCGCGCGCCGCCATCCGCGCCTATGTCCGGGGAGGCTTCCGCACCGGACTCACGCTGAACCCGCTCCTTCAGGAAAGACTCGTGTCGGGACAGCTCTCGGATGTCGGCCGCGTGCCCGCCCTTTATGCCTACCTGGTGAATGACCGCAACCGCGTCGAGCTGAGCGTCAACTGGGATGCGCGGGCACTCGCATGCGCCGAATTGCACCCTTCCGACGATCCGCTCAGCGCCGTCTGGCAGGCGGCCAAGCAAGGGCGATCTGTGCAGTTGAGCGGCGTCAACGTTCCCGGCGACGTTCTGCGGGCACGCACCACCGCCGCCGCCGCGCTCTCACGAGGCACCGAGCCCGTCGCTCTCTCCAGCGCATTCGACCGCGACATGGTCGCACTCGTACGCATCGGAGTCGCCGAAGACGCAAGCGATGCCTTGCGTATCGCGGCGGAGCTTTCCGAAGGCGATATCGGGGTGGTTCTCGCACTCGGAGCAAACGCGGACCAGTGGGTGAGTGCTGCGCTCTTGCAGCTCAGGTTGCCGCAGATCCACCTCGTTCGCGACGACACGGATGTGATCCGCACCGTTACCGCAGCCTGCCGCGCCGATGCCGTCCTGATTGTGCGCTCGCCCGAAGCGGAGATCACCGCCGATGGCCTACGCCAGCTTGCAGCGACGGCCGCCCACGGAGTCATCGCGGGCCCGCTCTGGCTCGACGCGGACACCGGAACGATTGTCTCCGCGGGCACCGTGTCTCGCAGCGGCGTCAGCTATGATCTGCTCCGCGGACATCCACCCGAAGATGCGGCTAACCTGGACACGTCATTGGCAGTGCCATTTCTGAGGTCGCCGACCTTCGCGATGAGGATCGGCGCAACGTCGAGCGTTGTGAGGACAGATGTGCCGACACGCGCTCCCGCGTCAACAGCTGAAGCAGATGTGTCGCCCCGCCCGGATAGCTCCATTGACGTCGCCAAGCTCCTCAGTCCGACCTCGTTCGCCGTGCAGTCGTGGTCTGCCGAAGGCCCGGTCCTCGTCCGTCGCCGCCGCGACGTAGAACTGCCGACAGGGGAACGCGTCCCGAGTCTGCGGTGGGCGATCAAGACCGCTGCGCCTGCGGGCCCCCGAGGGGAATGGTGGGGTGATACGCACTTTGCGCGGGGGGTAGCTGACGCGCTACGACGACTCGGGCAGGAAGTCGTCGTCGATGCGTATCCCGCGCGTCAGCGCCCGTCGAGTCATCTCGACGACGTTACCCTCGCCCTTCGCGGCCCCGAACCGATCCACGCCGCGCGGGGCGCCTTTTCGATTCTCTGGGTGATCAGCCACCCCGACGAGATCACTGTCGCGGAAATCGAGGCCTACGATGAGGTCTTCGCCGCTTCGACACTGTGGGCCAAGCACGCCACCCGTGTCTTCGACCGGCCCGTGCGGCCGCTGTTGCAGTGCACGGATGCGCACCGATTCCATCCGTCGAGCGTCACCGAGCGCAGTGGACTACTCTTCGTCGGGACGGCGCGGGGAATTCCGCGGCCATCCGTGATCGAACCGCTCAAAGCCGGCATTCCCGTCGCGGTCTACGGCCCGGACTGGACCGGTTGGATCCCCGCCGCTTCCATCCGCGCGACCGGCGTCCCAAATGCGGAGCTGCCGGGCATGTACGAACGAGCAAGCGCTGTGCTCAATGATCATTGGCCCGCGATGAGAGCGGCAGGATTCGTGTCCAATCGGCTGTTCGATGTCGTTGGGGCCGGCGGACGGGCAATCAGCGACGAGGTGTCAGGCATCCACGAACTCTTCGAAGGCGCTGTACTCACCTACGACACGATCCCTGAACTCCTCGAAATCCTCCGCAGCGACCTCGACGAGGTGTTCCCTCCCGAGGACACACTCAAACGGATCTCCGCCCGCATCCGGGAGGAGCACTCCTTCGACGCCCGGGCCCATCATCTGCTGCGAAGCGTCCTCACTTCGCGGGTTGGTACCGGCTAA
- a CDS encoding glycosyltransferase family 2 protein — MSGSARVGIVVRTKNRPWFLRRALTDIAAQRYRSWNVCIVNDGGDRRTVEDIVSDLSAELRPFVNVLHNSESAGRSAAANQGIRALDTEFVVLHDDDDLWHPEFLEKTVEWITRHPDEVGVVTRTEIVFEKPTPDGGFVGVEREVFWADLDEIRFTDVLEVNRWVPISYLYRRELHDRIGYYDEHVHAAEDWDFGLRTLVRHRVGFLDGSPLAYWMQRRGIEGDMGNSMFALAHDHERFDRQIRDAALRDYAAAHGSGLPLYIAGLVKEESGLLLERLRRIVREEVSKALDARPSDLERVRRRLFRRYRERTLRK, encoded by the coding sequence GTGAGCGGGTCCGCACGGGTCGGTATTGTCGTCAGGACCAAGAACCGTCCCTGGTTTTTGCGTCGCGCTCTGACGGACATCGCCGCCCAGAGATACCGCTCGTGGAACGTCTGCATCGTAAATGACGGTGGCGATCGGCGGACGGTCGAGGACATCGTCTCTGATCTATCCGCCGAGCTGCGCCCATTCGTCAACGTCCTGCACAACTCGGAATCCGCCGGGCGGTCAGCGGCGGCCAACCAGGGCATTCGGGCCCTGGACACGGAGTTCGTGGTCCTCCACGACGACGACGATCTCTGGCATCCGGAGTTCCTCGAGAAGACTGTCGAGTGGATTACAAGGCATCCCGATGAGGTCGGGGTGGTCACGCGAACGGAGATCGTCTTCGAGAAGCCCACGCCAGACGGCGGCTTCGTCGGCGTCGAGCGCGAAGTTTTTTGGGCGGATCTGGATGAGATCCGGTTCACCGATGTGCTCGAGGTAAACCGATGGGTCCCGATCTCCTACCTGTACCGGCGAGAGTTGCACGACCGGATCGGCTACTACGACGAACATGTCCACGCTGCGGAGGATTGGGATTTCGGGCTGCGCACCCTGGTCCGACACCGCGTGGGCTTTCTCGACGGGTCGCCACTCGCATATTGGATGCAGCGACGCGGCATCGAGGGGGATATGGGTAACAGTATGTTCGCCCTGGCCCACGACCATGAGCGTTTTGACAGGCAGATCAGGGATGCTGCGCTCCGCGACTACGCCGCGGCACACGGATCCGGTTTGCCGTTGTACATCGCCGGGCTCGTGAAGGAGGAATCCGGCCTCCTCCTCGAGCGCCTTCGCCGCATCGTCCGCGAAGAGGTCTCGAAAGCGCTCGATGCGCGTCCGAGTGACCTCGAGCGGGTACGTCGGCGCTTGTTCCGCCGTTACCGTGAAAGGACGCTGCGGAAGTAG